The following coding sequences are from one Desulfosporosinus orientis DSM 765 window:
- a CDS encoding 4Fe-4S binding protein, which translates to MNKTKILVDEARCKGCYYCIKYCPKDAVRLSGHINAKGYETVEIDEEKCIGCGSCYRMCPDYVFELR; encoded by the coding sequence ATGAATAAAACAAAAATTTTAGTGGATGAGGCACGTTGCAAAGGTTGTTATTATTGCATTAAATACTGTCCGAAGGACGCTGTTCGTTTGTCCGGTCATATTAATGCAAAGGGTTATGAGACGGTTGAAATTGACGAGGAAAAGTGCATCGGCTGCGGTTCATGTTATCGTATGTGCCCGGACTATGTCTTTGAACTTAGATAA